One part of the Rutidosis leptorrhynchoides isolate AG116_Rl617_1_P2 chromosome 1, CSIRO_AGI_Rlap_v1, whole genome shotgun sequence genome encodes these proteins:
- the LOC139900967 gene encoding uncharacterized protein, whose protein sequence is MMKWGRKKTYQTTSSTSLMSNVFLKKWTLRIKKKKDGVEPESRNSRFDKWYENEDNNSDYRLNVSPVSTRSFKKMVGNERSMREFISEEERHERIRRKALNGPKSTKTVEKVLFENESKIIIQETSQDIHNSTTERSKVDSSLEEEWQKLKRMKINEILEKNGKQRKCVDANKETYKRKSKQGCKVNAYTPRIKPLEDMKKTRMKVNKEKEIKDAFRTYLDSYAIIKSSYDPQQEFKDSMIAMIIANGITQRDELEELLACYLTLNCDAYHHIIVKAFQEVWSELNKVGFDPYFHF, encoded by the coding sequence ATGATGAAGTGGGGAAGAAAGAAAACGTATCAAACGACATCTTCAACTTCGTTGATGTCAAATGTTTTTCTCAAGAAATGGACATTGAGGAtcaagaagaagaaagatggtgtAGAACCCGAATCAAGAAATAGTCGGTTTGACAAATGGTATGAAAATGAAGACAACAATTCAGATTATCGACTCAATGTTTCGCCAGTAAGTACTAGAAGTTTCAAGAAAATGGTGGGGAACGAAAGATCGATGAGAGAGTTCATTAGTGAAGAAGAACGGCACGAAAGAATAAGAAGAAAAGCCTTAAATGGGCCGAAATCAACCAAAACAGTTGAAAAGGTTTTGTTTGAGAATGAATCTAAGATCATAATACAAGAAACATCTCAAGATATACATAATTCGACAACCGAAAGAAGCAAGGTAGATTCGAGCTTGGAGGAAGAGTGGCAAAAGTTGAAAAGGATGAAAATTAATGAGATACTGGAAAAGAATGGAAAACAGAGAAAATGTGTGGATGCAAACAAAGAAACATATAAGAGAAAGTCAAAGCAGGGTTGTAAAGTCAATGCTTATACTCCAAGAATCAAACCTCTTGAAGACATGAAGAAAACAAGGATGAAGGTGAACAAAGAGAAAGAAATAAAAGATGCATTTAGAACATATCTCGATAGCTACGCGATCATAAAGAGTTCGTATGATCCACAGCAAGAGTTTAAAGACTCGATGATTGCAATGATCATAGCGAATGGAATCACACAACGAGACGAGCTCGAGGAACTCTTGGCTTGTTATCTTACATTAAATTGTGATGCATATCATCATATTATAGTTAAGGCCTTTCAAGAAGTATGGTCAGAGTTAAATAAAGTTGGTTTTGATCCATATTTTCACTTTTAA
- the LOC139871249 gene encoding pentatricopeptide repeat-containing protein At4g18840 has product MTAIFFTPPTSIVSVTETATAISELRQSHAQFLKTGLIHDPFSAGRLISTASASPQTLSYAHSIFTHLQDPNSFSYNTLIRAYANSPTPETSFHIFTSMLLDQGVDPDNYTYTFVLKACSLVKNVEFGKQVHGHVIKSGCDDNVYICNTLIHMYGKCRLFDNPRKMLDKMPERNVISWNAILSAYVDTGMIELARQVFDEMPGRNVESGNCMMSGYVKDELVIEARRVFDVMPVKDVLSWNVVITGYARDGQFDEVFMLFEYMRNVGMKPDDHTLVNVLSCCASVNGLNLGEWIHDYIDKNDIQVAGFLATALVDMYSKCGCLEKAMEVFLKTSNRDISTWNSMIDGLGLHGYGESALELFHELLAHDLKPNEVTFVSVLSACCRSGLLDEGHKMFDLMVHSYGIKPTIEHYGCMVDLFSRCGLLNEAEKVAKLVSNK; this is encoded by the coding sequence ATGACAGCAATTTTCTTCACTCCACCAACGTCAATCGTTTCCGTCACAGAGACTGCAACTGCCATCTCGGAGCTCCGTCAATCCCATGCCCAGTTTCTCAAAACGGGTCTAATTCACGACCCGTTTTCCGCCGGTCGTCTCATTTCCACCGCCTCCGCCTCACCTCAAACGCTCTCATACGCACACTCCATTTTCACACACTTACAGGACCCTAATTCATTTTCTTACAACACATTAATACGCGCTTACGCCAATAGTCCAACACCTGAAACCTCATTTCATATCTTCACTAGCATGCTGCTTGACCAAGGCGTTGACCCTGATAACTATACATATACGTTTGTATTGAAAGCTTGTTCACTTGTTAAAAATGTTGAATTTGGTAAACAGGTTCATGGCCATGTAATCAAGTCTGGGTGTGATGATAATGTGTATATTTGTAACACTTTGATTCATATGTATGGGAAATGTAGGTTATTTGATAACCCACGTAAGATGCTTGATAAAATGCCTGAGAGAAATGTTATTTCGTGGAATGCGATTTTGAGTGCTTATGTGGATACAGGTATGATAGAGTTAGCACgtcaagtgtttgatgaaatgcctgggAGAAACGTAGAGTCGGGAAATTGTATGATGTCGGGGTATGTAAAAGATGAGTTGGTTATAGAAGCCAGGCGCGTGTTTGATGTAATGCCGGTGAAAGACGTTCTTTCTTGGAATGTAGTTATTACGGGGTACGCTCGTGATGGGCAGTTTGATGAAGTATTTATGCTTTTCGAGTATATGCGGAATGTAGGAATGAAGCCTGATGATCATACGCTTGTTAACGTGTTATCTTGTTGCGCTAGTGTAAATGGTTTAAACCTAGGTGAATGGATTCATGATTATATTGATAAGAATGATATTCAAGTGGCTGGATTTTTAGCGACAGCTCTTGTCGATATGTACTCAAAATGTGGTTGTCTTGAGAAGGCAATGGAAGTGTTCCTAAAGACTTCAAACAGAGATATAAGCACATGGAATTCGATGATTGATGGATTAGGCCTCCATGGGTATGGAGAAAGCGCGCTAGAATTGTTTCATGAGTTACTAGCACACGATTTGAAGCCTAATGAGGTTACTTTTGTAAGTGTTTTATCAGCTTGTTGTCGTAGTGGTTTACTTGATGAAGGTCACAAGATGTTTGATCTTATGGTGCACAGTTATGGGATTAAGCCTACAATTGAACATTATGGATGTATGGTTGATTTGTTTAGTCGGTGTGGACTGTTAAATGAGGCAGAAAAAGTTGCTAAATTAGTTTCGAATAAATGA